A stretch of Phoenix dactylifera cultivar Barhee BC4 chromosome 16, palm_55x_up_171113_PBpolish2nd_filt_p, whole genome shotgun sequence DNA encodes these proteins:
- the LOC103700906 gene encoding transcription initiation factor TFIID subunit 4b-like → MGEEDLAAFKVPTGCLESEGPVRAGCPALVRLPPAAPGGYRSHLHCLTDMVSQERLDLWCTQLVFEVKPCTVFFMWEPPSPSFLKVNFGGSALDGGSREGAGFVIKDPCSRVAAASGYQLSDTSISGAELRATWDESMHSGADVEAFTAALNRDISGGAPSASEPSDSNAGVLLQGHSSTSSQLFGQWQTSSQEKNLVQNIRLEEEYQQFQSIERHLPHASSMQNNFGAEDQLQQNRQLGHNQPVLEQENLHHDQQQQRIKNNPFQFFDKNQPYLDKDRFMQLQAVYDKLANNKISTEDFVRASGNIVGDQLLRQAAHQVMQQQQAQAVNQNQCNPQIQASSQQLLYSGTNQHIRPQTFPLLPPMPSSQNQKEDKSSPLQHHASASTVQLQTDTSFSTPENTGRKSKKIENMSDCKGMHSAPSPSTSMNVVSPEKEISTFSSQAVKKSRQQLQVPQTSFSMYGNSISNLDACTYPRPSIGAAATSLRPQPQNSQMRQAMASQGVVSTQSRSTQPMNAVNMTKCEMQNLSNETKRLHGDSLSYLSNQSAHKKNPNAWQLPTANILNKNPKNSPFPFVKQEVVDQSAEPQNKSQVGASKGSSFESEYADQGSPTSGHMKDETLEKRLSRVGLSASTSTMTQNLISGSVASQSVSIMQMHSQISSATPSVLAGTATKTPPKKITVGQKKPLEVLETSPPQSSKKQKTSGAFLAQSIEQLNDVTAVSGVDLKEEEEQLLSTPEEESQASETARRMVQKEEERLILQKGPLQKKIAKIMSKCGIQSVSSDVEHCLSMCLEERLRGLVVNLIRLSKQRIDIEKTRHQLVGTSDVCRQISMMNRKAKEEWEKRQAEEADKLRKHNEGNTGADGDKHKDEGRSKTHKISKEDDKIRATAANVAARAAVGGDDILSKWQLMAEQARQKREGRLEGASCCHQDKITGNKSLPNSGRSSSERQEVGRRGAPAAFLCGKWGMRKSGRGSATMLPKIARRISAKDVIVVLEREPQMSRSALIYRLYERMPRDSAAA, encoded by the exons ATGGGCGAGGAGGATCTGGCGGCTTTCAAGGTTCCCACAGGATGCCTAGAATCAGAGGGACCAGTTCGTGCAGGTTGTCCAGCATTGGTCAGGTTGCCCCCAGCAGCGCCGGGTGGCTATCGGAGCCACCTACATTGCTTAACAGATATGGTTAGCCAGGAACGCTTGGACCTTTGGTGTACGCAGCTTGTCTTCGAG GTAAAACCATGTACGGTGTTCTTTATGTGGGAGCCTCCATCCCCGAGctttctcaaggtcaatttcgGCGGATCGGCACTAGATGGAGGAAGTAGAGAGGGTGCGGGTTTTGTCATCAAAGACCCATGTTCGAGGGTGGCGGCGGCTAGTGGCTATCAGCTATCTGACACCTCGATTTCCGGTGCTGAGCTGCGAGCTACCTGG GACGAGAGCATGCATTCGGGCGCAGATGTCGAGGCGTTCACCGCTGCTCTTAACCGGGACATCAGTGGCGGTGCTCCCTCCGCCTCCGAGCCCTCTGATTCCAATGCCG GAGTATTGTTGCAAGGGCATAGTTCTACGTCAAGCCAGTTATTTGGACAGTGGCAGACTTCCAGTCAAGAGAAAAATCTTGTCCAGAATATTCGACTGGAAGAAGAATATCAGCAGTTCCAATCCATAGAGCGACATTTACCACATGCGAGTTCAATGCAGAATAATTTTGGTGCAGAAGACCAACTCCAACAAAATAGACAATTGGGGCATAATCAGCCAGTGTTGGAGCAGGAGAATTTGCACCATGATCAGCAGCAACAACGGATCAAAAACAATCCCTTTCAGTTTTTTGACAAAAATCAG CCTTACCTTGATAAAGATAGATTCATGCAGCTTCAGGCTGTATATGATAAACTGGCG AACAACAAAATTTCCACGGAAGACTTCGTAAGGGCCAGCGGGAATATTGTTGGGGACCAGTTGCTTAGACAGGCAGCTCATCAAGTAATGCAG CAGCAACAAGCTCAGGCAGTAAATCAGAACCAATGTAACCCACAGATTCAAGCttcttctcaacaacttctatATTCTGGTACTAACCAGCATATCAGACCTCAAACGTTTCCATTACTCCCTCCCATGCCCTCATCACAGAATCAGAAAGAAGACAAATCATCTCCTCTCCAGCATCATGCTTCAGCTTCAACTGTTCAATTGCAGACTGATACAAGCTTCTCAACTCCTGAGAACACCGGTAGGAAGtccaaaaaaattgaaaatatgtCAGATTGCAAGGGGATGCATTCTGCCCCATCTCCTTCGACCAGCATGAATGTGGTCAGTCCAGAGAAGGAAATCTCAACATTTTCATCACAAGCAGTTAAAAAGTCACGGCAACAGTTACAAGTTCCGCAAACATCTTTCTCTATGTATGGAAACTCAATTAGTAATTTAGACGCTTGTACATATCCAAGGCCTTCTATTGGTGCTGCAGCAACTTCTTTGAGGCCTCAACCTCAGAATTCACAAATGAGGCAAGCTATGGCTTCTCAGGGCGTTGTTTCAACACAATCAAGGTCCACTCAGCCCATGAATGCAGTGAATATGACCAAATGTGAGATGCAAAATTTGTCAAATGAAACCAAAAGACTGCATGGTGACTCTCTGTCTTACCTGTCAAACCAATCAGCACATAAGAAAAATCCAAATGCATGGCAGCTGCCTACAGCTAATATACTAAATAAAAATCCGAAAAACAGTCCCTTCCCTTTTGTAAAGCAAGAAGTAGTTGATCAGTCTGCTGAACCTCAAAACAAGAGTCAAGTTGGAGCTTCAAAAggttcttcttttgaatcagaGTATGCTGACCAAGGGAGTCCAACATCTGGACATATGAAGGATGAAACACTTGAAAAAAGGTTATCTAGAGTGGGTTTATCTGCATCTACAAGTACAATGACACAGAATCTGATTTCAGGTTCAGTGGCAAGTCAATCAGTTTCCATAATGCAG ATGCACTCTCAGATTTCATCTGCAACCCCATCAGTTCTTGCAGGAACTGCTACGAAAACCCCTCCAAAGAAGATTACTGTTGGACAGAAAAAACCACTTGAAGTGCTAGAAACTTCCCCTCCCCAGTCGAG CAAAAAGCAGAAGACTTCTGGAGCTTTTCTTGCCCAAAGCATTGAACAGCTCAATGATGTTACGGCTGTCAGTGGAGTTGATTTGAAG gaagaagaagagcaactTTTGTCTACTCCCGAGGAGGAGAGTCAGGCTTCAGAGACAGCTCGTAGAAtggtacaaaaagaagaagaaaggttaATTCTGCAGAAGGGCCCTCTTCAGAAAAAAATAGCAAAAATCA TGTCCAAATGTGGTATTCAGAGCGTTAGCAGTGATGTGGAGCACTGCCTGTCAATG TGCCTGGAGGAACGTTTGCGGGGATTAGTAGTCAATCTGATAAGACTATCGAAACAA AggattgatattgaaaagacaAGGCACCAACTTGTTGGTACCTCAGATGTTTGTCGCCAAATTTCAATGATGAATCGTAAAGCCAAGGAGGAGTGGGAGAAAAGGCAGGCTGAAGAAGCTGACAAGCTTCGAAAACATAATGAA GGGAACACGGGGGCTGATGGAGACAAGCACAAAGACGAAGGTCGTTCCAAGACTCACAAG ATCAGTAAGGAGGATGATAAAATCAGGGCCACAGCTGCCAATGTTGCTGCTCGAGCTGCAGTTGGAGGGGATGATATTCTCTCAAAGTGGCAACTTATGGCTGAGCAGGCCAGGCAGAAGCGTGAAGGGAGACTGGAGGGGGCTTCTTGTTGCCATCAAGATAAGATTACAGGCAACAAGTCCTTGCCGAACTCTGGAAGAAGTTCAAGTGAACGACAAGAAGTTGGAAGAAGAGGCGCCCCTGCTGCTTTTTTATGTGGCAAGT GGGGCATGAGAAAATCTGGGAGGGGCTCAGCAACAATGCTGCCAAAAATTGCACGCCGCATCTCTGCCAAAGACGTGATTGTGGTCCTGGAGAGGGAGCCACAAATGTCGAGGTCAGCTTTGATTTATCGATTGTATGAAAGGATGCCTCGTGATTCTGCAGCAGCATAG
- the LOC120104134 gene encoding calmodulin-regulated spectrin-associated protein 1-like, translating to MVTKSEVIYARFRKRAAELSGEPLEPKKKAKIAAPRVGPSEGARGGRSSDPGGSGSEVLVLACPAPISQVPGRPSTRPGGSASEPSSSRRPARPPSPVAARPGSPAPPEEEERGERTYTVEWRLSEGDSALENIETARQLFRVAILPADRAKIQAMSLNQFLDSARLSAVRHLLEVDTLITLGADYKERARRCMRAQEEAEKRARELGLQKEGLLLRVGAAEDEAKLLTMGLDEEKAAHSLARSELRASEARLAEARSLLAVREQAIREAELKVEELQAQLGVREEEAKKRALDAVRLFKESEEFQELLEEEAVNGLVQGFDDFRNQLHQLCPEFDLDLLQPGAGVEGLGTEPAEAAPEVPEEEAARESAPEIAPEGNEVGEPGATAERAEAEGAEVEPGEIPVEGAAQAAP from the exons atggtgacaaAGAGCGAGGTCATATATGCTCGGTTCCGCAAGAGGGCCGCCGAGCTCTCGGGGGAGCCGCTGGAGCCGAAGAAAAAGGCGAAGATCGCCGCTCCCCGAGTCGGCCCTTCCGAAGGCGCGAGGGGAGGTCGAAGCTCCGATCCCGGAGGCTCGGGGAGTGAGGTCTTGGTGCTGGCGTGCCCTGCGCCTATTTCACAAGTACCGGGCCGGCCTTCAACCCGGCCCGGGGGCTCGGCATCCGAGCCGAGCAGCAGCAGAAGGCCTGCGAGGCCGCCTTCCCCGGTGGCGGCGAGGCCCGGCTCTCCCGCCCCgccagaggaggaagaacgaggGGAGCGGACCTACACCGTCGAGTGGAGGCTATCCGAGGGCGACTCCGCCCTCGAAAACATCGAGACGGCGCGGCAACTCTTCCGTGTCGCAATCCTTCCCGCCGATAGGGCGAAGATTCAGGCCATGAGCCTGAATCAATTTCTGGATTCGGCCCGCCTCTCGGCCGTTCGG CATCTCCTCGAGGTCGACACTCTGATCACTCTGGGTGCCGATTACAAGGAACGGGCTCGCCGGTGCATGCGAGCCCAAGAAGAGGCCGAGAAGAGAGCACGAGAACTAGGGCTCCAGAAGGAGGGGCTTTTGCTTAGAGTAGGCGCTGCCGAGGATGAAGCCAAGCTCCTGACGATGGGGCTTGACGAGGAGAAGGCTGCCCATTCTTTGGCCAGGTCGGAGCTGCGGGCCTCCGAGGCTCGCCTGGCCGAGGCGCGGTCCTTGCTCGCCGTGCGTGAGCAAGCAATAAGAGAGGCGGAGCTCAAGGTCGAGGAGCTCCAGGCTCAGCTCGGAGTCCGAGAGGAGGAGGCCAAGAAGCGGGCCTTAGACGCTGTCCGGCTCTTCAAAGAGTCGGAGGAGTTCCAGGAGCTACTGGAGGAGGAAGCCGTCAACGGCCTTGTCCAAGGGTTCGACGACTTCCGCAACCAGCTGCACCAGCTCTGCCCCGAGTTCGATCTGGATCTGCTTCAGCCTGGAGCTGGAGTCGAGGGCCTCGGGACAGAGCCTGCCGAGGCGGCCCCGGAGGTCCCCGAAGAAGAGGCAGCTCGGGAATCCGCCCCCGAGATTGCGCCCGAAGGCAACGAGGTCGGTGAGCCCGGAGCTACCGCCGAGAGGGCCGAGGCCGAGGGCGCTGAAGTCGAGCCCGGGGAGATTCCGGTTGAAGGTGCCGCGCAAGCCGCGCCCTGA